One genomic segment of Sorex araneus isolate mSorAra2 chromosome X, mSorAra2.pri, whole genome shotgun sequence includes these proteins:
- the LOC101544098 gene encoding LOW QUALITY PROTEIN: embryonic polyadenylate-binding protein 2-like (The sequence of the model RefSeq protein was modified relative to this genomic sequence to represent the inferred CDS: substituted 1 base at 1 genomic stop codon), producing the protein MWPPLSSSLFPPPSEDWLQRASSDPTAKDWGTWSRTEVTPIGARGGEETDALLSVXEGKNPAECPAATEELGAVRQTQWATEWAEGAGATGTGQRPARRPPVPGFGEPCSPSEGSSCPRSPTAVAADHRSVCVSNVDYGGSALELRAHFTHCGDIHRVTILCDKFSGHPKGYTYIEFASESSVRAAQGLDCSIFRGRVLKVLPKRTNIPGISSTDRGGLQR; encoded by the exons ATGTGGCCTCCCCTCAGCAGCTCTCTCTTTCCTCCGCCCTCAGAGGACTGGCTGCAGAGGGCCTCCTCGGACCCCACGGCCAAGGACTGGGGTACTTGGAGCAGAACTGAGGTGACCCCCATTGGTGCGCGTGGTGGGGAGGAGACTGATGCCCTGCTGTCTGTCTGAGAGGGGAAGAACCCTGCCGAGTGCCCAGCGGCCACCGAGGAGCTGGGGGCTGTGAGGCAAACACAGTGGGCCACAGAGTGGGCT GAGGGTGCTGGGGCCACGGGGACAGGTCAGCGCCCAGCCAGGCGGCCCCCAGTGCCAGGTTTTGGGGAGCCCTGCAGTCCCTCTGAAGGGTCGTCCTGTCCACGGAGTCCCACGGCGGTGGCAGCCGACCACAGATCTGTCTGTGTGAGCAACGTGGACTATGGGGGCTCAGCTTTGGAGCTGAGGGCCCACTTCACCCACTGTGGGGACATCCACCGCGTCACCATCCTATGCGATAAGTTCTCTGGACACCCCAAGGGTTACACCTACATTGAGTTTGCCAGCGAGAGCTCCGTGCGCGCTGCCCAGGGGCTGGACTGCAGCATCTTCAGAGGCCGCGTCCTCAAGGTACTGCCCAAAAGGACAAACATCCCAGGGATCAGCTCCACTGATCGAGGTGGCCTGCAGAGATGA